The Leucobacter rhizosphaerae genome includes a region encoding these proteins:
- a CDS encoding DsbA family oxidoreductase: MSDTIRVDIWSDIACPWCYIGKRRFEAGVQTFQAQHPEVQFEVESHSYELAPDTPLDFQGSEVDFLVTHKGMPRDQVAQMLGQMTEMAAAEGLTFHFDRVRHANTARAHRVIHLAKERGLQQELLQRLFRAYFEEGRDMSDPDTLAELGAEVGLDPDEVRRSLDDEGYGEAVDRDITRARMLGVTGVPFFLIDEKYGVSGAQSSDAFAGAFEQVLAYSRGDAVPPQ, from the coding sequence GTGAGTGACACCATCCGCGTTGACATCTGGTCCGACATCGCCTGCCCGTGGTGCTACATCGGCAAGCGTCGCTTCGAGGCCGGCGTGCAGACGTTCCAAGCGCAGCACCCCGAGGTGCAGTTCGAGGTCGAGAGCCACAGCTACGAGCTCGCCCCGGACACCCCGCTCGATTTCCAGGGCAGCGAGGTCGACTTCCTGGTGACGCACAAGGGCATGCCGCGCGATCAGGTCGCGCAGATGCTCGGCCAGATGACGGAGATGGCGGCGGCCGAGGGGCTCACCTTCCACTTCGACCGGGTGCGGCACGCGAACACCGCGCGGGCGCACCGGGTGATCCACCTCGCGAAGGAGCGCGGGCTGCAGCAGGAGCTGCTTCAGCGCCTGTTCCGCGCGTACTTCGAGGAGGGTCGCGACATGTCGGATCCCGACACGCTCGCCGAGCTCGGTGCCGAGGTCGGGCTCGATCCCGACGAGGTGCGCCGCTCGCTCGACGACGAGGGGTACGGCGAGGCCGTCGACCGGGACATCACCCGTGCCCGCATGCTGGGCGTGACCGGGGTCCCGTTCTTCCTCATCGACGAGAAGTACGGCGTCTCCGGGGCGCAGTCCTCGGACGCGTTCGCCGGTGCTTTCGAGCAGGTCCTCGCGTACTCCCGCGGCGACGCCGTACCGCCCCAGTAA